ATATAAATTGGCCGTGCTGCCTCCAACTCTGTCCAAGAGGTGATGTCATGGGCTGGATGATACCATCCAGGGAATGCTTTCTTCTCTGGTCCTGTGCTTCCCAAACACTGGAGAGTGGTGTACGGTACGTTAGGACGATATCCTTGCCTTCTAACCTCCAgttctcccctccaccccccattcctgtcccctcctctccctttatCTTCTTCCCTCACCCTCCTCAGACCCACCCCTTGCAGGGACATGTGGTATGCAGATGTAGAGCCAACGCATCCGTTTGGCTACCATAAGAGAAACCAGCTCTAGGATGAATACGACCTTGTAGGAGGCAGGGGTGAGGCACAGGAgtgtgcacacgcacgcacaacaaacaaaaccagacctTGGTAAAATGGCTGAATGCCTAAGTCAATCAAACTCCGCATCTCATTCTGCGTTGGATTTCCAACCATATAAATcaccaaccccccctcccccccgcccccgcccatgTCACCTATTCTGAATTGTAGTTTCTATTACTTGAATGCAACCTAATGAGCCAGCGCTGGATTATCACGAGGACTTTCCCCGTGGGAGACAATGTGCCGATGAGCCAACACGTAGACTTGGCCCACCTGAAAGACGGCTTTCAAACAAAACTAACAGATCAGCACTGAGCTTTATGTCTAGGTCATACGTGACTCTGTTCAGCATGATTCATTTACCCCCTGTGCAGGGTGGCCTTCTAGCCTCTCTAAATGGATCGTTTCTAGCAATACCAACAATTTCACATTCCTGAAGCTGTAGGTCTGCAGGCCAGATGGTAAAATGCAGCCACCACGCTCCAGTATTGCACTCGTATGACCAGTCTACGTATCTGCTCCGTTCATCTCATCTCCCTCCTTAACAACATCCAGCTCACGAAGCTCCCATTACAGTGCTCCTCCACCATGCCGCGTTCTCATTAGGTGGTTAATTACATCATGAGCTTGAAAGTAATAAAACAGCATTTCTTACTTTTTGTTAATTCAGATAGGCCTTCCCTCCAATTAGTGCAAATTATTGAGGTTTTATTATATACGtacatatgtgtttgtgtttgcaAAGTTTCATTGATGAATAATGACTCTGCAGCCACCCACGGACCAGATGGAAATGATTGGAGATCATTAAATACAACATTGTTAGGTCATTTCCAGCATGTAACCAGCAACAATGGCTGTGGTTAGACTCGTTACATAAACAGACGGAGGAGAGGATGACTCACCGAGTCCGGAATTACTGAGGCCTTAGGTATCCCCAACACAGAGCTTGCAAGAAATAAGCTCGGGGACTGTTAGGCCTGGCTTGGCTGGTGCCCAGGATGAAGGAATGGTAACAAGAGCTCATCGCATATGGCCCGTGGCTTGAAACGACGAAAAGAgactctcccttcttctctcctcttccttccttcccgcccttgtcttctttcttaaaaacactCATCCGATGTGCCCCTCACTGGGCTGGTTATTTAAAAAgcagtcctggggcacctggctggctcagtgcgAGGAACACATGACCCCtaatctcaggatcgtgagttcaagcctgtACGTGTGGgtcatggagtctacttaaaaaaaaaaatttttaaataaaattttaaaaatttaaaaagacagtcCTAATCTCTCCCACTACCATCTCCCGATCCTGTGGCCTTACTGAAGCCAGTGAGCTTCTAGAAGCTCGGTTTCTGCATTTAAAGCTGGAGATAAAGTTGTCCTTCATGCCTCTACTCCACAGATTTGCTCTGAAGAGTCAATAGAATCAGTGAGATCAAAAGGAAGGAAACCCCTTGGGAACTACCGTTGTTATTCCAGGTCCAGCAGCACCTGGTTCCTGAGCACATGACGTCACCCTGTGCCTTGCTTCCGGGCACAGTCTCACCAACAGGTAGAGAAGTAACATAGGTGCCGGCCCCATTTCAGGTCTCCTCCCTGTGACCGTCCTGTCGCCCCAGGAGAGGAGTCCCAAACACGTGGGAAGCTGACTTGCAGGTCCGAGACGGTGGCGCAAGTCTGATGGGGCCACCACTCCCCTACAGAACCCCGCAGGTCCCCTCTGGAAACCCCCCTCCCCGTTCCCGTCACCGCCCCACGTACAACTGCATCATCGTCTAGATAAGTTGCGGGAGTCTCCGGGTGGTAAAGCCCAGTAGGGCGGCTTCCGTACCCCACTTTCGAAGGTGGCCTCTAAATGTTGGGAAGCATAAGCTCCCGAAGTGCAGATGCCTGTGGGCCCCCACATGCCCGCTCCCGTGTGACCAAGTCCCTCCGGGCGGCAGAAAGGAAGTGTTGAGGCGTTTTCTGTACACAGGGAATAGGAAGAGAGGACGTGTGATTTGTATCCTCCCGTCGTCCCCATCGGAGTGTGGACGTGGCAGCTGGTCCCTATGACACGATCCCCACGTCATGTGTGGAGAAGAGCACAGCGGCGTGATGGGGGGACGCCAGGCCGTGGCCTCCATGGAGTGCATGCCCACCCCGACTCCCAACACCAGTACATCTCTACTAAGAGAGGCTTGCACTTCTATGTTGTTTAAATCATAATTATTCTGGGATTTGTATAACATGCAGCCAAGATTTGACCTAAAGAATTCGATGCCTTGGAATACAAAGAACGGAAAACTTATGTCACGATGGTTCAAAGAATATGGAGAAATCCAGAGGTCAGGTAGCCCCAGGACTGGTTAATCCAGCAATTTATGGAGGTCAAAGCACCCCGATGTTGGCGTCTTTCTGCTCTATTTCCTACCGTTTCACCCCAAATACTTGGGGCCTGGTGAACTACTGCTAGTTCCCTAGGTACGCCATGCTCTTGTGAGTCTCCTTTCACTTAAACATGCTGTTGCTTCTGCTGCGAacactcttccttctctttttagctggtgtcttttttttttgtttttaagattttatgtatttattcacgaaagacatagagagagaggcagagacacaggcagagggagaagcaggctccgtgcagggagcccgatgtgggactcgatcctgggactccaggatcacgccctgggctgaaggcggcgctaaaccactgagccaccggggctgccctagctgGTGTCTTaatcagctcaggctgccataacaaggtTCCACAGACCAAATGACTTAATACAAATTTATTCTCCCACAGGttctagaagtccaagatcaaggttgtGGCCAGTTTCGTTTctggtgaggactctcttcctggcttataaGAAGtcaccatggggcacctggggcgctcagtccgttaagctgccttcagctcagctcgtgATCGAGCCTGCCACTCACCCTGCTTGcaacctctctctctatctgtcaaataaatacacaaaatcttaaaagaagaaggaggagaaggaggaggaggaggaggaggaggaggagaaggaggaggaggaggagaaggaggaggagaaggaggagaaggaggagaaggaggaggagaagaaggaggagaaggaggagaaggaggaggaggaggaggaggaggagaaggaggaggaggagaagaaggaggaggaggaggaggaggaggagaagaaggaggagaaggaggaggaggaggagaaggaggaggaggagaagaaggaggaggaggaggaggaggaggagaaggagaaggagaaggaggaggaggagaagaaggaggaggaggaggaggaggagaaggaggaggagaaggagaaggagaaggaggaggagcaggaggaggaggaggagcaggaggaggaggaggaaaaggagcagaagaaggaggaggaggagaaggaggaggagaaggaggaggagaaggaggaggaggagaagaaggaggaggaggaggaggagaaggaggaggagaaggagaaggaggaggagagcaggaggaggaggaggaacaggaagaaggagagaaggaggaggaggagaagaaggagaggaggaggaggagaggaggaggaggagaaggaggaggaggaggagaaggaggaggaggagaaggaggaggaggaaggaggaggaggagaaggaggaggaggagaaggaggaggagaagaagaaggaggaggaggaggaggagaaggaggaagagaaggagaaggagaaggaggaggaggaggagaaggaggaggaggagaagaaggaggaggaggaggaggagaaggagaaggagaaggagcagaaggaggaggaggaggagcaggaggaggaggaggaaaaggagcagaagaaggaggaggaggagaaggaggagaaggaggaggaggagaaggaggagaaggaggaggaggagagaggaaggaggaggagaaggaggaggaggagaaggaggagaaggaggaggaggaggagaaggaggaggaggagaaggagaaggaggaggaggaggggaaggaggaggaggagaaggaggaggaggagcaggaggaggagaagaaggaggagaaggaggaggaggaggagaaggaggagaaggaggaggaggaggagaaggaggaggagaaggaggaggaggaggggaaggaggaggaggagaaggaggaggaggagcaggaggaggagaagaaggaggaggaggagcaggaggaggaggaggaaaaggagcagaaggaggaggagaaggaggaggaggagaaggaggaggagaaggagcagaaggaggaggaggaggagaaggagcagaaggaggagcagaggagaaggaggaggaggaggagaagacaaggaggatggccaccttctcactatgtcctcacaGGGTCTTTCCTTGGTCcatggggtggagggggaagggatCTAGCTCTCGGGTGCGTCTTCTTCTAAAGGGGCACTAACCCTTCCAGACCAGGACCCCCCTCTAGGGCGCCACCTAACTCCAGGACTTCGGcaaaagccccacctccaaatacggCCACACGGGAAGTGAGGGCTTTAACCCATGGATCTGGGGAGACACGAACATTCAGTTGATAACACCCGGCAAGCTCCCCTTGCTCCTCTAAGGTATCATCGAATCTCAGCTCCCCTGGAAAGCCCCCCCAGACCCCTCAGGTAGAATGAGATGTTTCTCCTTGGGTTCCCGCCTCAGTTCCTATCACGCAGTGCTGACCGCACGGGACAGCAAAGAACTACACGTTTGTGCCCTTCCTGTTGACCCGCGAGGCTCTAAAAAGCCGGGACCGTAGTTTGTTTGTCTTGTGCACC
This DNA window, taken from Canis lupus familiaris isolate Mischka breed German Shepherd chromosome 6, alternate assembly UU_Cfam_GSD_1.0, whole genome shotgun sequence, encodes the following:
- the LOC119876336 gene encoding basic proline-rich protein-like, producing SPPPPSPPPSAPFPPPPPAPPPPSSPPPAPPPPSPPPPSPPPPPSPPPSPPPPPSPPSPPPPPSPPSSPPPAPPPPSPPPPSPPPPPSPSPPPPSPPSPPPPSPPSPPPPSPPSPPPPSSAPFPPPPPAPPPPPSAPSPSPSPPPPPPSSPPPPSPPPPPSPSPSLPPSPPPPPPSSSPPPSPPPPSPPPPSPPPPSPPPSPPPSPPPPSSAPFPPPPPAPPPPPAPPPSPSPSPPPSPPPPPPPSSPPPPSPSPSPPPPPPPPSSPPPPSPPPPPSPPSSPPPPPPPPSSPPPPSPPPPPPPPSPPSPPSSPPPSPPSPPSPPPSPPPPPSPPPPPPPPP